ACTCCGGATCGGCGCTCGGCGTCGCGACGCTGGGCATGATCCAGCACCGCGGAATCGGTCCGATCACCTGGCATCCCCAGTCAGGGTCGGCTCTGGGGCCGGTCACGGAGGTGCCATGCGGCTGGACCTCCCGTCGCGCCGCGGCGGCGGAGGTGGCCCGGTTGCTGCACGAGTCGGGTGAGCCCGTAGTCGTGCTCGAGGGCAGGGCCGAGCTCGGCCCGCGGGCGCTCGGCGGCCGCAGCATCATCGCGCCAGCAGCGGACCCGGCGATGAAGGACAGGCTCAACGACATCAAGAACCGCGAGTCCTACCGTCCCGTGGCGCCGATCTGCCTGGTCGAGGAGGCGCCGAAGATCTTCGACCCGGGCACGCCCGATCCGTACATGTTGTTCGACCACGATGTCCGTGAAGGCTGGGCGTCGCGCATCCCGGCCGTGATCCACCTCGACGGAACGGCCCGGCTGCAGACCGTCTCCTCCGACGACTTCCCCGAAATCGCCGCCCTGCTCGCCGAGTACCACAAGCTCTCGGGGATTCCCGTGCTGTGCAACACGAGCGCGAACTTCAACGGCAGCGGTTTCTTTCCCGACGTCGCCTCAGCGATCGAATGGGGCCGGGTAGCCCGGGTCTGGAGCGAGGGCGTCCTGTACGAGCGGACCGGGAGTTGAGTGGAGGTTCAGCGTATGCGTTTGACCAAGCCGCAGCTCGACCGGTACCACCGCGACGGCTTCCTCGAACTCGACCGCGCGTTGAGCGCGGAGGAGACACAGGTTCTCCGCGAGGCGTTCGCCCGGGACTGCGACGTGCCGGGGCCCCATCGGGTGCTGGAGGACGACCGGACGGTCCGGGCCGTGTACGCCTCGCACCAGCGGCAGCGCGAGTTCGCCGCCCTCGTGCGCGACCGGCGTCTACTGGCCCCCGCACGCCAGCTGCTGGGAGACCAGGTCTACGTCTACCAGTTAAAGATCAACTCCAAGTCGCCGTTCACCGGGGAGGGCTGGTCCTGGCACCAGGACTACCCCGCCTGGCGCATCGCCGACAGCCTTGCCGAACCTCGGCAGGTCAACGTGGCGGTGTTCCTCGACGACGTCGACGAGTTTAACGGCCCAGTCGTGTTCGTGCCCGGTTCGCACCGCTTCGGTCCGCTCCACCTCGACCGCACGCCCGACGCGAAGTCCGATCAGCACATCGACCCCGATGACATCGCGCTGACCAGAGAGCAGCTCGCGAAACTCGTCGACGCGGGCGCGATGGTGGCCCCCAAGGGGCCTGCGGGCACAGTCGTATTCTTCTCCTCGGAAGTCGTGCACGGCTCAGGCGTCAACATCTCGCCGTACCCCCGTCACCTACTGATCGTGACCTACAACGACGTCAGCAATCCGCCGAGCTGGCGTGGCGAACCACGGCCCGGTTACGTCGTCTGCCGGGATAACGATCCGCTCACGTACCTCGACGATCCGCTCGGGCCGTGGACCGTGCGCCGTGCCGCCACGGTTCCGGTCTCCGAGGACATCCGATAGTGCGGTGATATTCCTCAAATGGAAGCCGTCGGCATGGTCGAATCAGTGAAGCCGCAGGGTGCCAACGTATCCCGCCGTAACGAGCGCCGGTATCGCCCCCGTGGGAGGAAGCCAGCATGACAGACCGAGTGACGGCCCGGTACCTCGACCGGTGCCTGGCCGGCGACCGGGGCCTCGCCGCCGCGATGACGGCCGCTAGGCGGTGGCTGCCAGGCAGCCTCGACGAGCGTTGGGGCGATCGGCTGATGTCCCGCCCCGCATTTGTGGACGACGCCGGGATCTTCTCCTTCGCCCACGACCTCGAAGCACTCTTCGGGCTTCTCGTCGCGCTGCCCAGCCGACTCTTCGACGGCGACCTCGGCCGATTCTGCGAGGCGGTGGGCATCACCGCGCGCCAGGCCGCCTTGATGGCGCGGCTACCGGATCCGGCACCCTGCTACGGCAGGGCTGACGCCTACCACGACGGCACCGGTCTAAAGCTGCTGGAGTTCAACGTGGGTAGCGAGATCGGCGGTATCGACACCGCCCACGTCGCCCTGGCCCTCACCCAGGTCGACGCCTTCCGGGCCTTTGCCGAGGAGAACGAGTTGGCCTACGTCGACACCGGTAAGCGGGTGACCGACGCCATCAGGGCCGCGGCCGAACCGCTGACCGGCGGCACCGATCCCGTCGTGGCGCTGGTCGAACCCGACGGCCTCATGCACGAGTATCTCGAGGAGGACCGCTCCTTCCAGCAGATGCTGTCGGACCTCGGCCTCGACACGTTACTCGGCGAAGTCGGCGAGCTGCAGCACCGAGCCGGCCGCCTGCATCTGCACGGAAGGCCGGTGGACATCGTACTGCGGTACTTCACTGAGAAGGAGATCGCCGGTCAGACCGCGAGCGAGCGGGCCGTCGAGATGGTGGCGCGGGCGCATGAGGAAGGTCGGGTCGTACTGTGGACGACAATGCGCAGCAAGCTCGCTGCCAGCAAAGCCTGTTTCGGCTTGCTGTCGGACTCGCGCTGTCGCGAAGCGTTCTCCGCGGACGAGATCGCGCTGATCGAGCGGGTCCTTCCCTGGACCCGGATCCTGGACGACGTCGAGACCGAGGTGGAAGGGCAGACCGTCAGGCTGCTCGAGTACTGCCGCGAGGCCCGCACCGGTCTCCTCATTAAACCGCACCTCGGGCATGATGGCGTCGGCATTGTGGCGGGCTGGCGCGTCACGGACGCGGAGTGGCGCGACGCCCTCGAGTCCGCCGCCGCCGCGGGCGCGATCGTGCAACGCCGGGTGATCTCCCGGCCGGAGCCGATGATTGATCCCGAAAGCGGCGAGGTGGAGCACTGGGGGTGCACCTGGAGCGTGTTCGTCGTGCCGGACGGATACGCTGGCACGACCATGCGGACGGTCACGCTGGACAACAGGTCGGAAAGACGCTGCCTGGCCCCCATCTTCCAATATCCCGCGAGCACATATGGGGGAGCGCGATGAAGTACACGCGGTACTGCCGTTCGATGCTGTCGACCCCGGCGCTGCAGACGGACCGCTTTCGCAAGAGCCACGAAGCCGACGCCGACATCTGCATGGTGGACTTGGAAGATTCCATTCCGCCGTGGGATAAGGACACCGCGCGGAACCTCGCGGCGAGGTTCTTCGTCCCCCCGGCCCCCGCCAGGTGCGCGATACGGATCAACACACTCACGACGCCGGACGGGCTGCGCGATCTGTTGGCGATTCGTGACTATCCGACAAAACCCGCGATCGTGGTGGTTCCCATGGTGGAGTCGCCACGTGACATCGAGGTCGCGGAGAGCGTCCTCGTGCGGACCTGCCCCGACGTCGAGTTCCTCGCCGTGGTGGAGACCCCGCGTGGCGTGGAGAACGCCAACGCGATAGCCGCCGCGTCACCGCGGCTGCGGGCGCTCATCTTCGGTTCCGCGGACTACTCGTTCTTGGCCGGCGTGCGCCTGGCCTGGGACACCCTGGTCCACGCGCGGGCGCGGCTGGTGAACGCCGCGCGAGCCGCTGGCATCGAAGTCATAGACGCGCCCACCTTCGAGATCTCGGAGCACGCGACGATCAAGGAAGACGCCGTCCGTGCGCACGACCTGGGCTTCAGTGGCAAGATTGCCATCCACCCGCGACAGGTACCGGTGATCAACGAGGCGTTCTCGCCGGACACCGCGACGCTCGAGAAGGCCCGGCGCATCGTGGCCGCAGGGCAGGAGAACGGCCGGAAGATCGCGGTGGTCGACGGCGCGATGGTGGGAATTCCGTTTTTCGAGGCGTCTCAGCACCTGATCGAGGAATTCGGCGACCTGCTTCATTCCTGACCGCAAGGAGAGATATGAGCACGGATACCGGCGCTCTGGAGCGTGTTCTCGGCGCGCACCGATACCGCAACACCGAAAAGATGCTGCGAATGTCCGACCCCGTGTGGCTCGCCGCGGCCAGCGAGGGTCTGATAAACCTCAACGTCGAGGCGGCGTCAAACAACAAGATGATCATTCCCGAGAGCGGGCACGAGTTTATCAACCTCTGCTCCAGCGCCTACCTCGGACTGAACTTCCATCCCAAGGTCATTGAAGGTGCCATCGACGTCCTACGGGAGGCCGGCACCACCGGCTTGTTGACGTCGAACGCGCGGATTCGGCACCGGACGCTGGGCCGCCTGGAGGAGGAGCTCGGCGAGCTGTTCCGGGCGACAGCTCTGGTCGGCGTCTCGTGCACGGCGCTCAGCTTCGGCATACTTCCGCTGGTCGCCGCAGGATATCTCGCAGAAGGCGGGGCGCGCGTGATGGTCTACGACCGATTCTGCCATTTCTCGATGGCTTATGTCAAGCCGATCACGGCCGACGAGTCCCTGGTGCTGACGGCTCCCCACAACGACCTAAACTATCTCGAAGACGTGTGCAAGAAATACCCGCGAGTGGCTTACATCGCCGACGGTGCGTACTCCATGGGTGGCGCCGCGGCGCTGGACGGGCTCCAAGAGCTCCAGGACCGCTATGGATTGTTCCTGTACCTCGACGATTCGCACTCGTTGTCTATCACCGGGGAGCACGGCGAAGGTTTCACCCGATCTCAGATCGAGATGAACCCCCTTTCGATCATTGTCTCGACCCTGAACAAGGGATTCGGCTCCAACGGTGGCGTCGCGATGCTGGGACGGCCGGAACTCTATCCCTTCCTCACTCGCCACGGAGGGCCGATCGGCTGGTCGCAGAACATCGAAGTGACCAGTGTGGGCGCGTCACTGGCCAGCGCCGAGATCCACCGCTCGTCCGAACTGGGTGAGCTCCAGCACAAACTCCAGGAGAACATCGACTATTTCGACCAGCGGTATCCCACCAAGTTCGCCGGTAACAACCTGCCCGTGCGCCTCGTCCCGGTGGGCGATGCCGACCGCTCCGTCCGCCTGTCCGGCGAACTGTTCCGGCGCGGGTACTACAGCTCGGCGGTCTTCTTCCCGATCGTACCGCGTGGCAAAGCGGCCCTGCGTGTGATGATCCGAGCGGACATCAGCAAGGACGCACTGGGCGGGTTCATCGACACGGTCGAGGAGCTCACCGCTGACTCCGACGCCGACGAGGCTCCCGCCCATGGATGAGGGGCCGACCGGATATCGGCGCGTCGGTGTGCAGCGGTACCGGGAGACGGTAGGCTTCTACTACGAGGAGTTCACGGTGGGCGACGTTTTCGAGCACCGCCCCGGGCGCACCATCACTGAGATGGACAACGTGCTCATGAGCATGCTCGGTATGAATGCCTCACCGCTGCACATCGACGCCGCCTACATGAAGCACACCCGCTGGGAGCAGCCTATCGTCTCCAGCCTGGTGACCCTGGGAATAGTCGGTGGAATGACAGCGCGCAGCACCAGCGGCCGCGCTGTCGCCAACCTGGGATGGGACAACATCCGGTTGCTTTCCCCGGTCCTCGCAGGGGACACTCTCTATGCGGAAACCGAAATCATGATGAAACGCCCGTCGCAAAGCTATACAGATCACGGGATTGTGGGTTGCCGGACATTGGGTATTAAGTCGACTGGGGAAAAGGTCATTTCTTTCGACCGGTCGTTTCTGGTGCCCATGCGTGAACACTCCCGGGACGCCGAGGTTGGTTACTGAGGTCGCAAGACGAGGAGTGCCCACTGGGCGGATTACGATCTCAGGGCTCTTGTGAGCTTGCGGTAGTTTGTTGACTCTGGCGGCTGGTGGTAGGCCGTGATTTGACAGGGTTTCGCGGTTGGTTGAGGGTGTGCGCTATGACCCGAGTTGGGCCAATTTAGTGCGTAGCGGCGCGGGTCTTGATTGCGTCGAGGATCTGGTGGATGTCGTCGGGTAGCGGGTCGGCTGCCGTGATCACGTGGTCGCCGGTCTGGATGTGGATGGTGCGGTAGCGGCGGATGGTCTTGACGAACTTCTTGATGGACCAGCCGGTGGTGTCCTCGATCCAGCGGGAGACGGCCAGGGCGGCGAATACGATCGTCAGGTGCGCTTCGATCGACTCCTTGGTGTGGTGGAAGATCGGGCGTGCGGCTAGGTCGGACTTGGCCATGCGGAAGCTTTTCTCGATCTGGAACAGCTGGCGGTAGGCGCCGATGACCTGTTCGGGTGTGGGGTCAGCGATGTTGGTGACGTAGCCCTTCATCCCGGCCAACGCGCGGGTCTTGGCCTCCAGGTCGCGGTTGACGGTCTTGGTGGCGTCGGTGAGCTTGACGAATCGATTGCGCTTGAGGGCGGTTTTGCCGGCCACGGTCTGCTCGGCCTTGCGGATCTGTTCGTCGATGCCCTTGAGCGTGCGGCGTGCCCGGTCGTGCTTGTACTGGTAGTACCGCATCTGGTCTTTGCGCTTGTCCTTTGTGCCGGCTGGCCAGGGTTGGACGAACACGTGCCCATCCGGGATCGCTTTGTCGGGGTGCTCACGGCGCCACTCGTCCACGACGTACGGGACGTCGGGGATCTTCATCCCGAGGATGAACGAGAGCCCGGCGGCCTCGATGTCTTTCATGTTGTTCTCGGAGATCATTCCGGCATCGGCGACGATGACCACGTCGTGCAGACCGTGGGCGGCCATGAACGCGGTGATCGTGGGCAGCATCGTGGTGATCTCGGCCTTGTTGCCCTCGAACGCGTGGACCATGAGTGGAACCCGGCCGCGTCGGTGAGCAGGCCCACGGTGATCTGCGGTTCCAGGCGGCGTTCCTTGGAGAACCCGGACTCACGGAACCCGTCGCCGGTGTCGGTCTCGAAGTACAAAGTCGTCACGTCGTAGAGCACATACGTCGCTGGTCCCAGGCCGACATGGTGGGCGCACAGCGCCGCCAGCCGCTCCCGCCACGCATCGGCGGCGTACAAGGGAAGACGGCGCTTGAGCGTGCGGTAGGACACCGGCGCGATGCCCGCCTCCTCCAACACCCGCAGCGCGTCGAGCTTGCTGGACGGCTCGATGATCCGCGCCAGCACCAACTGCCGGAACACCTCATCGCCGTCGGCGGCAGCATCGAACCCGAGCACCTCATACGCCGACGACAGGGCGTCCCACAGGTGCCCCATCCGGGAGGCGGTGATCGGCAACGGTCCGCCCGCCTCCGGTGAGGCGTCCAGACTCAGCTCGAGCTCGCCCTGCCCGGCCGTCATCCGTTGCCGGGCGACGGTCCTGAGCAGCTCTAACTCGACATCGTCATGGGCGGAACCGATGTGCTCGATATCGCGCGAGCCCTGGCGCGAGGAGTGCACGATCTGCACCGCACGAGCCCCGGATGCGGTCTTCACGGTGCGGATGTAGGCCACCAGCCAACACTAGGACCCCGACTTAGTGCACAAGCCCCACCCAACCCACCAACGAACTCCCAGGTCAGCGAGCCGCGCCGCCGATCAGCCCCGATTCGTGGCCCAAGTCAGGTCTCCGCCAGGACCGATCTCATGATCGAATGGCTCAAAGACCCGAAACAGTCGGTGATATCGCCCTCGATGAACCACACCGTCCCGTGCCATTGGTGATAGATCTCCTGCAAGGCGGTGTGACAGCCACGGCCAGGTCGGAACCCGTGGGAACGGTCGGAGAACTGCGGCTCGTAGTACGCCTCCAAGATCAGGCGCAGCACTTCTTGCAGCAGCTTGTCCGACCAGGTCGGCAGCCCCAGCGGGCGCTTCTTCGAGGAGTTCTTCTTCTCGATGTAGGTGCGCCGCACTGGGGTCCACCGGTAGCGCTCCTGCCGGAGCACGGTGATGATTGCCTCGATCTTGCCGAGGTTCATGCCGTCCACGGTCTCGCTGGTGACCCCAGGAGTCATCGCCCCCTTGTTGCGATAGAGCTTCCCATAGGCAAGCAGGAACAGATCCGGGTTGAACAAGCACCGGTAGACCCGTTCCAACGGCAGTCCTCTCCTGCCGCGTTCACGAATGATCTCCAATACGGTTGCGGCGTCTCGCATCTCGCGTACCTCACCGTCCTTGTTGACCTTGAGCACCTGGGTCCCTTCGCCCGTGTGGACGGCTCTCCCGTCCTCCCTGGCAGGGCGTGACTCCTGCGACTACTACGGACCCTCCGTGGCCCTAGGGCTCGCGCCCCGTAGGCCATCTCGAATTCCTCAATGCGCCAGACGTATCGAGCGTGACGTAGGCGTCCCGGTCCGTCCCCTTGAACGGGCTCACTGCCCGTCGCCCGCCGACCGGAAGGGTTCAGAGCGACGAAAGTCGGAATCGCCCCTATGCTGGCGGCCCCGACAACAGACGCCGTGTCGGGAGGTGTGAACGTTTGCACCGCTGGGAACTGGGTTTCAAGCA
The sequence above is drawn from the Amycolatopsis aidingensis genome and encodes:
- a CDS encoding reverse transcriptase/maturase family protein, giving the protein MLKVNKDGEVREMRDAATVLEIIRERGRRGLPLERVYRCLFNPDLFLLAYGKLYRNKGAMTPGVTSETVDGMNLGKIEAIITVLRQERYRWTPVRRTYIEKKNSSKKRPLGLPTWSDKLLQEVLRLILEAYYEPQFSDRSHGFRPGRGCHTALQEIYHQWHGTVWFIEGDITDCFGSLSHSIMRSVLAET
- a CDS encoding phytanoyl-CoA dioxygenase family protein, yielding MRLTKPQLDRYHRDGFLELDRALSAEETQVLREAFARDCDVPGPHRVLEDDRTVRAVYASHQRQREFAALVRDRRLLAPARQLLGDQVYVYQLKINSKSPFTGEGWSWHQDYPAWRIADSLAEPRQVNVAVFLDDVDEFNGPVVFVPGSHRFGPLHLDRTPDAKSDQHIDPDDIALTREQLAKLVDAGAMVAPKGPAGTVVFFSSEVVHGSGVNISPYPRHLLIVTYNDVSNPPSWRGEPRPGYVVCRDNDPLTYLDDPLGPWTVRRAATVPVSEDIR
- a CDS encoding aminotransferase class I/II-fold pyridoxal phosphate-dependent enzyme, whose product is MSTDTGALERVLGAHRYRNTEKMLRMSDPVWLAAASEGLINLNVEAASNNKMIIPESGHEFINLCSSAYLGLNFHPKVIEGAIDVLREAGTTGLLTSNARIRHRTLGRLEEELGELFRATALVGVSCTALSFGILPLVAAGYLAEGGARVMVYDRFCHFSMAYVKPITADESLVLTAPHNDLNYLEDVCKKYPRVAYIADGAYSMGGAAALDGLQELQDRYGLFLYLDDSHSLSITGEHGEGFTRSQIEMNPLSIIVSTLNKGFGSNGGVAMLGRPELYPFLTRHGGPIGWSQNIEVTSVGASLASAEIHRSSELGELQHKLQENIDYFDQRYPTKFAGNNLPVRLVPVGDADRSVRLSGELFRRGYYSSAVFFPIVPRGKAALRVMIRADISKDALGGFIDTVEELTADSDADEAPAHG
- a CDS encoding HpcH/HpaI aldolase/citrate lyase family protein; protein product: MKYTRYCRSMLSTPALQTDRFRKSHEADADICMVDLEDSIPPWDKDTARNLAARFFVPPAPARCAIRINTLTTPDGLRDLLAIRDYPTKPAIVVVPMVESPRDIEVAESVLVRTCPDVEFLAVVETPRGVENANAIAAASPRLRALIFGSADYSFLAGVRLAWDTLVHARARLVNAARAAGIEVIDAPTFEISEHATIKEDAVRAHDLGFSGKIAIHPRQVPVINEAFSPDTATLEKARRIVAAGQENGRKIAVVDGAMVGIPFFEASQHLIEEFGDLLHS
- a CDS encoding MaoC family dehydratase, giving the protein MDEGPTGYRRVGVQRYRETVGFYYEEFTVGDVFEHRPGRTITEMDNVLMSMLGMNASPLHIDAAYMKHTRWEQPIVSSLVTLGIVGGMTARSTSGRAVANLGWDNIRLLSPVLAGDTLYAETEIMMKRPSQSYTDHGIVGCRTLGIKSTGEKVISFDRSFLVPMREHSRDAEVGY